The Salinirubellus salinus genome segment GAGGCCGAACGCGGCGACGACGGGCGGCGAGAACGTGACGACCATCGCCGTCAGCGTGAGCATCGCGAGCGCGGAGGTGGACTGTTCCAGCGCCGAGGGGACGCCGATGTCGACGATCTTCTTGATGGCCTCGGGGTCCGGGCGGAGGTGGCCGAGTTCGATGTTCGGCCCGGTCGGCATGTAGAACAGGACGTAGAGCCCGACGGCGGTGGCGACGGCTCGCGAGATAAGGGTGGCGAGCGCGGCCCCCTCGACGCCCAGTCCGGGGATGCCCAGCGGCGCCCACCCGAAGATGAGGACGGGGTCGAGGACGACGTTGAGCGTCACCGAGAGCAGCATCACGCGCATCGGGGTGCGGGTGTTGCCGTAGCCACGCATCAGCGCCGAGAAGATGAAGAAGCCGAAGAGGAACGGCGTCCCGAGGAAGAACACGCGCATGTAGTCGGCAGCGAGCGGGACGACGTCGAGCGCCGTCTCGGGGTCCGTCGGGAGCAGCGAGAGCAGTGGGCCGGTCACGAGGAAGCCCAGCGCACCGAGGACGACGGCCAGCAGCGTCACGAACGAGAGCGTCTGGCCGGCCGCCCTGCCGGCGCTCTTCTCGCCGCCGGCGCCGGTGTACTGCGCGACGAGGGTGGAGCCGGCGACGGTGAAGCCGCCGCCGACCGAGAGCAGGAGGAAGATGATGGGGAACGCGAGGCTCAGCGCGCCAACCGCCGCCGTCGACAGACGGCCCAGCCAGATGGTGTCGGCGATGTTGTACGCCACCTGCAGCAGCTGGGTGACGACGATGGGCC includes the following:
- a CDS encoding MATE family efflux transporter; amino-acid sequence: MTSVRQVTGTETESSITQGSLVRPLFTLAWPIVVTQLLQVAYNIADTIWLGRLSTAAVGALSLAFPIIFLLLSVGGGFTVAGSTLVAQYTGAGGEKSAGRAAGQTLSFVTLLAVVLGALGFLVTGPLLSLLPTDPETALDVVPLAADYMRVFFLGTPFLFGFFIFSALMRGYGNTRTPMRVMLLSVTLNVVLDPVLIFGWAPLGIPGLGVEGAALATLISRAVATAVGLYVLFYMPTGPNIELGHLRPDPEAIKKIVDIGVPSALEQSTSALAMLTLTAMVVTFSPPVVAAFGLGNRLISLVFLPAMGLGRATNTMVGQNLGARKAERAERAVKLAAGVGAGVMFGVAIVAVVAARPIVSVFMATGTAEAAQTIEFGIEYLRIRAVEFAFIGVLQVVLGAYRGAGNTRTALVFSLLSLWVGRVATVYLLTFVLGWGVTGIWVGMAAGNVLGAVAAGAWFTRGTWKESVVEEAEEDEVTPADGPGPEPPSESVTDGGAKH